A DNA window from Leptolyngbya sp. KIOST-1 contains the following coding sequences:
- the nifB gene encoding nitrogenase cofactor biosynthesis protein NifB codes for MTPPPSSALTSAPAATPELDITLTKTKTVVKSAGGGCSTTASGCSTKTDTALSESMQARIDKHPCYSEEAHHHYARMHVAVAPACNIQCNYCNRKYDCANESRPGVVSELLTPEEAAHKVLVVAGKIPQMTVLGIAGPGDPLANPEKTFRTFELIAEQAPDIKLCLSTNGLMLPDYVDRIKALNVDHVTITINMVDPAIGEKIYPWVHYRRKRYRGIEGVRILHERQMQGLKALQEADILCKVNSVLIPGINDEHMPEVNAAIRERGAFLHNIMPLISAPEHGTYFGLNGQRGPNPKELKQVQDNCAGNLKLMRHCRQCRADAVGLLGEDRSQEFTKEKFMDMPVSYSLETRQAVHIGIAQAKAAVEAKKESAARIPGSLSEDSPKVLVAVATKGGGIVNQHFGHAKEFMIYEVDAAEAKFISHRKVADYCKGGYGEEAMLTGIIDTIADCKAVLAAKVGPCPSKQLQEAGLVVVEAYDVIETVARQFYDEHVLKR; via the coding sequence ATGACGCCACCGCCATCCTCTGCCCTGACTTCTGCGCCTGCCGCGACGCCCGAGCTGGACATTACCCTGACCAAGACTAAAACCGTGGTCAAATCGGCGGGCGGCGGCTGTAGCACGACCGCCTCTGGCTGCTCCACCAAAACCGACACCGCCCTCAGCGAGAGCATGCAGGCCCGCATCGACAAGCACCCCTGCTACAGCGAAGAGGCTCACCACCACTATGCCCGCATGCACGTAGCGGTGGCCCCCGCCTGCAACATCCAGTGCAACTACTGCAACCGCAAGTACGACTGCGCCAATGAAAGCCGCCCCGGTGTAGTCAGCGAGCTGCTGACGCCCGAAGAAGCCGCCCACAAGGTTTTAGTAGTCGCAGGCAAAATCCCTCAGATGACGGTACTGGGCATTGCTGGTCCCGGCGACCCCTTGGCCAACCCCGAAAAAACCTTCCGCACCTTTGAACTGATTGCCGAGCAAGCCCCCGACATCAAGCTCTGCCTCTCCACCAACGGCCTGATGCTGCCCGACTATGTCGATCGCATCAAAGCCCTCAACGTCGATCACGTCACGATCACTATTAATATGGTCGACCCGGCGATCGGCGAAAAGATTTACCCCTGGGTGCACTACCGCCGCAAGCGCTACCGGGGCATTGAGGGGGTGCGCATCCTCCACGAGCGCCAAATGCAGGGGCTAAAAGCCCTTCAGGAAGCTGACATTCTCTGCAAAGTCAACTCCGTGCTCATTCCCGGCATCAACGACGAGCACATGCCCGAGGTGAATGCCGCGATTCGGGAGCGGGGCGCATTTCTGCACAACATCATGCCGCTGATTTCGGCTCCCGAGCACGGCACCTACTTTGGTCTAAATGGGCAGCGTGGCCCTAACCCCAAGGAGCTGAAGCAGGTGCAGGACAACTGCGCTGGCAACCTGAAGCTGATGCGCCACTGCCGCCAGTGCCGTGCCGACGCCGTGGGTCTGCTGGGCGAAGACCGCAGCCAAGAGTTCACTAAAGAGAAGTTCATGGACATGCCTGTGTCCTACAGCCTGGAAACCCGTCAGGCCGTTCACATTGGCATTGCGCAGGCCAAGGCTGCCGTCGAGGCCAAGAAGGAATCCGCCGCCCGCATTCCCGGCAGCCTGTCGGAGGATTCGCCCAAGGTTCTAGTTGCTGTGGCCACCAAGGGCGGCGGCATCGTCAACCAACACTTCGGCCACGCCAAGGAATTCATGATCTACGAAGTGGACGCCGCCGAGGCCAAGTTCATCAGCCACCGCAAAGTCGCTGACTACTGCAAGGGCGGCTACGGCGAGGAGGCCATGCTCACCGGCATCATCGATACCATTGCCGATTGCAAAGCGGTGCTCGCTGCCAAGGTTGGCCCCTGCCCTAGCAAGCAATTGCAGGAAGCGGGCCTGGTCGTGGTCGAAGCCTACGACGTGATTGAGACCGTGGCCCGGCAGTTTTACGACGAGCATGTGCTGAAGCGGTGA
- a CDS encoding 4Fe-4S binding protein — MPYSITQSCIGCQRCLSACPTGAIQTDGTAFWIAIDRCNQCQGTHGVPQCWATCPTNEGCVPLTSGVAAVSLTSTTEAMGDYWEAWFATYTRMVNRLKGMQETGYWHDWFDGYARAVQRLQTTTV, encoded by the coding sequence ATGCCCTACTCCATCACCCAAAGCTGTATCGGTTGTCAGCGCTGCCTCTCAGCCTGCCCAACCGGAGCGATTCAGACCGATGGCACGGCTTTTTGGATTGCGATCGATCGCTGCAACCAGTGCCAGGGTACCCACGGGGTGCCCCAGTGCTGGGCCACCTGCCCCACCAACGAGGGCTGTGTACCCCTGACCAGCGGGGTGGCGGCGGTCTCCCTCACCTCCACCACAGAGGCGATGGGGGACTACTGGGAGGCCTGGTTTGCCACCTACACCCGCATGGTGAACAGGCTCAAAGGCATGCAGGAAACCGGATATTGGCACGACTGGTTTGACGGCTATGCCCGGGCCGTGCAGCGATTGCAAACAACGACGGTTTGA
- the nifS gene encoding cysteine desulfurase NifS, protein MVTYLDNNATTRTDPEVLAAMLPYLSELYGNPSSMHSFGGQVGAAIEAAREQVASLLGAEATEIIFNSCGSEGNNTAIHAALAAQPEKRHIVTTAVEHPAILAVCKHLEKRGYTVTYLSVDGRGELDLMELEAAMTGGTALVTTMYANNETGVIFPVEKIGAIAKAYGATFHVDAVQAVGKVPIDLATSTIDLLTLSGHKLHAPKGIGVLYVRKGFRFRPFLLGGHQERGRRAGTHNVPAIVALGKAAELAQINLAHTKREAELRDMLECGLLATIPDTVVNGGGAPRLPNTTNIGFKYIEGEAILFMLNREGICASSGSACTSGSLDPSHVLTAMGLPYTILHGSIRFSLSRYTTEAEIRQVLTVMPEIVERLRAMSPFNNDQAEWLQERDVALAT, encoded by the coding sequence ATGGTCACCTATCTCGACAACAACGCCACCACCCGCACCGACCCCGAGGTTCTGGCGGCGATGCTGCCCTACCTGAGCGAGCTGTACGGCAACCCGTCGTCGATGCACAGCTTTGGCGGCCAGGTGGGGGCGGCGATTGAGGCAGCCCGGGAGCAGGTGGCGAGCCTGCTGGGGGCCGAAGCGACGGAGATTATCTTCAACAGCTGTGGCAGTGAGGGCAACAACACCGCCATCCACGCCGCCCTGGCGGCCCAGCCGGAGAAGCGCCACATTGTCACCACGGCAGTCGAGCACCCGGCGATTCTGGCGGTGTGCAAGCACCTGGAGAAGCGGGGCTACACCGTCACCTACCTGTCGGTGGATGGCCGGGGCGAGCTGGACCTGATGGAGCTGGAGGCAGCGATGACTGGCGGCACGGCCCTGGTGACGACCATGTACGCCAATAACGAAACCGGGGTGATTTTTCCGGTGGAGAAGATTGGGGCGATCGCCAAAGCCTACGGTGCCACCTTCCACGTCGATGCGGTGCAGGCGGTGGGCAAAGTGCCCATCGACTTGGCTACCAGCACCATCGACCTGCTCACCCTCTCCGGCCACAAGCTCCACGCCCCCAAGGGCATCGGGGTGCTCTATGTCCGCAAAGGCTTCCGCTTCCGCCCCTTCCTCCTCGGCGGCCACCAAGAGCGGGGTCGCCGGGCTGGCACCCACAACGTCCCCGCTATCGTCGCCCTGGGCAAAGCCGCTGAACTGGCCCAGATCAACCTGGCCCACACCAAACGCGAAGCCGAGCTGCGAGACATGCTGGAGTGCGGCCTGCTGGCCACCATCCCCGACACGGTGGTCAACGGCGGCGGTGCCCCCCGCCTGCCCAACACCACCAACATCGGCTTCAAGTACATCGAAGGGGAAGCCATCCTGTTCATGCTCAACCGCGAAGGCATCTGCGCCTCCTCCGGCTCCGCCTGCACCTCCGGCAGCCTCGACCCCTCCCACGTGCTCACCGCCATGGGCCTGCCCTACACCATCCTCCACGGCTCGATTCGCTTTAGCCTTTCCCGCTACACCACCGAAGCCGAAATCCGCCAGGTGCTCACCGTCATGCCCGAGATTGTGGAACGCCTGCGGGCGATGTCGCCCTTTAACAATGACCAGGCGGAGTGGTTGCAGGAGCGAGATGTCGCTTTGGCGACGTAG